The DNA window TTATTTCATAAAAAGCATTTAAGATATTAAGATGCATTTTATTATTTTTGCACTGAAAAGCTAAAATACCAGCATCTCTTGCTCCATATTCATTTATAACTGGACAATCAAATGCCTTTTCGATTAACTCTCTTTGATGGCCATAAAGGTTTTCAGCTGTTGTAACAACACCTTTTAATTTGAAGCTAAATCTTTTATTATTTTCAAGCATTAGTTTGGCAAACTGATATATGTAAGAAGGATAACCATAGATATATAATGGCTTAAATCTATTAATCTTTTCAAAATACATATTAAATGTTTCTTTATTTATATCCCATGCAGGTATAATAATTCTATTTTTAAGAAGTAATTCCTTATAAAATTTTTTTTTGTTGTTTAGTGTATTTTTAACATCATTTTGTGATGCCCATATCATAACACTTCTATCGCCTATTTTTATACCAAAACGACTTAGACCTTGCCATCTTGCTGCTTCATACCATTCAACAGTTTCTCTATCCATATAGAAATTTACTGGTTCTCCTGTTGAACCGCCTGTTTTATTAGGAATTGCATTTTTTGGGTCAATATTTTTTGCCATATACAAATTTTTATTCTTGTTGAATTCTTTTTTGGTTAGAATTGGAAACTTTGATAAGGCTTCATAAGGATTTTTTTCTATGTTGTCTTTAAGATACTTTAAATGCTCATATGCACGCACATTCTCAATACAATGTAACAGTAGCTTTTTTAATTCTTCCTCCTGTTTTTTCTTAATAAATTGATAATCTTTCTTTTCCATTGATTTTAAAAATTTCATTTTCTTTCGGATTGTATTTCCTTTTACAATTTCCATATATGGAAATACAAGATTTCTTATCGCAAATGCTATTAAATCCATTTTACCACCCCTTAAATTATACTCCCCCTTTATAAATTATATCATAATTTTTACAATAAAAAAAGCTGCCCCTTTTTAGAGCAGCTTTTTTTATACTTTTTACATCCTCTCAGGAGCTTCAACACCAAGAAGGTCAAGTAGATTTTTTGTTACAATTCGCACACACTCCACAAGTGAAAGCCTTGTTTGCATAAGTGCTTCATCTTCAACCTTTACTTTACATGCATTATAGAATGAATGAAAGTTAGAAGCTAAATCAAGAAGATATCTTGTAATTCTACTTACCTCAAGATTTTTTGCAGCAATTAAAACCTCTTCAGGAAGTTCTATAAGTTTTTTAAGTAAATCAATCTCCTCTTCTTGTGTTAATAGCTGTGGATTTATCTTGTCTTTATTAAACTCTATTCCCTCTTCTTTTAATGCTCTTAGTATACCATTTGTCCTTGCATGAGCATACTGAACATAGAATACGGGATTGTCTGTTGTTTGTTTCACAACCAAATCAAGATCTATTTCAACATGGGTATCTGCTGACTTTGTATTGAACATAAAC is part of the Caldicellulosiruptoraceae bacterium PP1 genome and encodes:
- a CDS encoding phenylacetate--CoA ligase family protein, whose product is MDLIAFAIRNLVFPYMEIVKGNTIRKKMKFLKSMEKKDYQFIKKKQEEELKKLLLHCIENVRAYEHLKYLKDNIEKNPYEALSKFPILTKKEFNKNKNLYMAKNIDPKNAIPNKTGGSTGEPVNFYMDRETVEWYEAARWQGLSRFGIKIGDRSVMIWASQNDVKNTLNNKKKFYKELLLKNRIIIPAWDINKETFNMYFEKINRFKPLYIYGYPSYIYQFAKLMLENNKRFSFKLKGVVTTAENLYGHQRELIEKAFDCPVINEYGARDAGILAFQCKNNKMHLNILNAFYEIIDKDTKKEKKDLEQGLIVVTDLHNYIMPRLRYVLGDVVTFSNSKCSCGIETPILKEIDGRDDEFFLTKTGEQFDSHFFNIYAREMKGVYQYQIIQHSPESMTLKIVKAENFDEKEVEDYVSIIKERFKDIDIKIEYVENIPVTNSGKVRYTIREYSYDI